A window of Sulfurimonas sp. C5 contains these coding sequences:
- a CDS encoding PilT/PilU family type 4a pilus ATPase: MSNEVDVSKLTFEQLKKVRVHLKKMIDVGGSDLHVKANAVMRARINGEMKQFSGGILSKEDALTFAKELLKGRFAEFVEKKELDLVYPFDENNRFRVNIFFQMDGVSAVFRVIPVRIPSLEELHLPEVVRGFTKKERGLVLVTGVTGSGKSTTLAALINELNLTKKKHVITIEDPIEFVHKDRGCIINQRSVGQDTLSFANALRAALREDPDIILVGEMRDRETINLALHAADTGHLVFSTLHTLDAKETVNRIIAQFPTEEQNRVRISLAGVLQGVISQRLVPAKDGTRRAALEVLVRTPLIETLIMENRDVEIRDAIEAGKDHYKSQSFDQAILDLYNDGVISKEAAMDYATSASDLELKISGLTSGKITGAPNGQHGETHEITMDDDVFDLK, from the coding sequence ATGAGTAATGAAGTAGATGTAAGCAAATTAACTTTTGAACAGTTAAAAAAGGTAAGAGTTCATCTTAAAAAGATGATTGATGTTGGCGGCAGTGACCTTCATGTTAAGGCTAATGCGGTAATGCGTGCAAGAATTAACGGTGAGATGAAACAATTCTCTGGTGGAATTTTATCGAAAGAGGATGCACTTACATTTGCAAAAGAGTTGCTTAAAGGGCGTTTTGCAGAGTTCGTTGAGAAAAAAGAGCTTGACTTAGTATATCCATTTGATGAAAATAACCGTTTTCGTGTAAATATCTTTTTTCAAATGGACGGAGTTTCAGCGGTTTTTCGTGTTATTCCAGTACGTATTCCAAGTTTAGAAGAGCTGCATCTTCCTGAAGTTGTTAGAGGTTTCACAAAAAAAGAGCGTGGGCTTGTCCTAGTAACGGGTGTAACAGGTTCGGGGAAATCAACAACGCTTGCAGCTTTAATCAATGAACTGAATCTTACAAAGAAAAAACATGTAATTACAATTGAAGACCCAATTGAATTCGTTCATAAAGATAGAGGGTGTATTATCAACCAGCGTTCAGTAGGACAAGATACCCTTTCATTTGCAAATGCTCTCCGTGCTGCACTTCGTGAAGACCCGGATATCATCCTAGTTGGGGAGATGAGGGACCGTGAGACAATTAACTTGGCACTACATGCTGCAGATACTGGACACTTAGTATTCTCAACTCTGCATACGCTTGATGCAAAAGAGACGGTTAACCGTATCATTGCACAGTTCCCGACAGAAGAGCAAAATCGTGTTAGGATTTCATTAGCTGGTGTACTTCAAGGAGTTATTTCTCAGCGTCTTGTTCCTGCTAAAGACGGAACTCGTCGTGCAGCATTAGAGGTTCTTGTACGTACACCGCTTATTGAGACTTTGATTATGGAAAATAGAGATGTTGAGATCCGTGATGCGATTGAAGCAGGGAAGGACCACTATAAATCGCAAAGTTTCGATCAAGCTATTTTAGACCTTTATAATGATGGTGTGATTTCAAAAGAAGCAGCTATGGATTATGCAACAAGTGCATCTGACCTTGAACTTAAAATTTCCGGACTTACAAGCGGTAAAATTACGGGTGCTCCAAATGGTCAACATGGGGAAACTCATGAAATTACAATGGATGATGACGTATTTGACTTAAAGTAG
- the lysA gene encoding diaminopimelate decarboxylase, whose amino-acid sequence MIDFKSLANEYQTPLYVYDFDYMQAQFEELKEAFRGRKSIIAYAVKANSNLSVVQHFAKMGSGADCVSIGEVRRALLAGVPAYRVIFSGVGKTDDEIREAIEKDILYINVESEAELGRVALVAKELDKQARISIRVNPNIDPKTHPYISTGLHDNKFGVDLNTAKRMYIQAKNSEDLDAVGIHFHIGSQLTELDPIRESAEIVADLVRSLQALDIELKFFDIGGGLGIKYKDETTIKPYDYAQAILGTLTALDMTIICEPGRFLTANAGYFLTKVLYEKQNGEKKFVVVDGAMNDLIRPSLYSAYHEIEAVTESTEETREVDIVGPVCESGDFFAKNYPLPPLKHNDLLVIKSAGAYGFGMGSNYNTRGRSAEVAIKDGQARVIRRRENFENLIELEREFLEN is encoded by the coding sequence ATGATCGATTTTAAATCTTTAGCAAATGAATATCAAACACCTTTATACGTGTATGATTTTGATTATATGCAAGCACAATTTGAAGAGTTAAAAGAAGCTTTTCGCGGTAGAAAATCAATAATCGCGTATGCAGTAAAAGCAAATTCAAATTTAAGTGTCGTACAACATTTTGCAAAGATGGGAAGCGGAGCCGATTGTGTATCTATCGGTGAAGTTCGTCGTGCACTTTTAGCAGGTGTTCCTGCATATAGAGTGATTTTTTCTGGTGTGGGTAAAACTGATGATGAGATTCGTGAAGCAATAGAAAAAGATATTTTATACATCAACGTTGAAAGTGAAGCGGAACTTGGACGTGTAGCACTTGTTGCAAAAGAATTGGACAAACAGGCACGCATTAGTATCAGGGTAAATCCGAACATCGATCCAAAAACACACCCTTATATCTCAACAGGTCTTCATGATAATAAATTCGGGGTTGATTTAAATACAGCAAAAAGAATGTACATTCAAGCGAAAAATTCTGAAGATTTAGATGCTGTGGGAATCCATTTCCATATCGGTTCACAATTAACTGAACTTGATCCTATTCGTGAATCTGCTGAAATTGTAGCTGATTTAGTTCGCTCTTTACAAGCACTTGATATTGAATTGAAATTCTTTGATATCGGTGGTGGTTTAGGTATTAAATATAAAGATGAAACAACTATTAAACCATACGATTATGCACAGGCAATTTTAGGAACTCTTACAGCACTTGATATGACAATTATTTGTGAGCCAGGAAGATTTTTGACTGCTAATGCAGGTTACTTCTTGACAAAAGTATTGTATGAGAAACAAAACGGTGAGAAAAAATTTGTGGTAGTTGACGGTGCGATGAATGATCTTATCCGTCCTTCTCTTTATAGTGCATATCATGAGATTGAAGCAGTGACTGAGAGTACTGAAGAAACTAGAGAAGTAGATATTGTTGGACCAGTGTGTGAAAGCGGTGACTTTTTTGCGAAAAACTATCCACTTCCTCCGTTAAAGCATAATGATCTACTTGTGATTAAATCGGCAGGTGCATACGGTTTTGGTATGGGAAGTAACTATAACACTCGTGGAAGAAGTGCTGAAGTTGCGATCAAAGACGGTCAGGCTAGAGTGATTCGTCGTAGAGAAAACTTTGAAAATTTAATTGAACTTGAACGTGAGTTTTTAGAAAACTAA
- a CDS encoding transaldolase — protein sequence MYIEDLKFSLWADFIERDFLDNEFRELIDAKIINGATSNPSIFKNAILNSPAYLSQLQTLEDLEPKQKYEAVAIYDIQKAADILRPLYDKGDDGYVSIEVDPHLCDDAEGTIAEGKRLFATIDRPNVMIKVPATEAGYKAMEALTSEGIHVNATLIFKKEQAINCAEAFAKGVAKHGSKVDTVISIFVSRVDRALDAHLKNNGIDVALSGIYNTADIYSTIKEMNVKGCRALFASTGVKDDSLPAYYYIEKLLAYNTVNTAPIETINAYVQNGGKEKALPIDSSIIQAHFDKIAAAGIDFDLVLTQQIEDGLEAFKDAFQEILEAL from the coding sequence ATGTATATTGAGGATTTGAAGTTTTCATTATGGGCAGATTTTATTGAAAGAGATTTTTTAGATAATGAATTTCGTGAATTAATTGATGCAAAAATTATTAACGGTGCAACTTCAAATCCGTCTATATTTAAAAATGCTATTTTAAATTCACCCGCATATCTTTCCCAACTACAGACCTTAGAAGATTTAGAGCCAAAACAAAAATATGAAGCAGTGGCAATTTACGATATTCAAAAAGCTGCAGATATTTTACGCCCTTTATATGATAAAGGTGATGATGGTTATGTGAGCATAGAAGTTGATCCGCATCTGTGTGATGATGCAGAGGGAACAATTGCAGAAGGGAAACGTCTTTTTGCTACCATTGACAGACCAAATGTAATGATTAAAGTTCCGGCAACTGAGGCCGGATATAAAGCGATGGAAGCACTTACTTCTGAAGGTATTCACGTAAATGCTACACTTATATTTAAAAAAGAGCAAGCTATAAATTGTGCTGAAGCTTTTGCAAAAGGTGTAGCAAAACACGGTTCTAAAGTAGATACGGTAATTAGTATATTTGTTTCGCGTGTAGATAGAGCACTTGATGCGCATCTTAAAAACAACGGTATAGATGTGGCACTAAGCGGGATTTATAATACTGCGGATATTTATAGTACAATTAAAGAGATGAACGTAAAAGGATGCCGTGCTCTTTTTGCAAGTACAGGAGTAAAAGATGATTCTCTTCCTGCATATTATTATATTGAGAAACTACTTGCATATAACACTGTTAACACAGCACCAATCGAGACGATTAACGCATATGTACAAAACGGCGGAAAAGAAAAAGCGTTGCCAATTGACTCTAGCATAATTCAAGCACATTTTGATAAAATAGCTGCAGCGGGTATAGACTTTGATCTTGTTTTAACACAACAAATTGAAGATGGTCTAGAAGCATTTAAAGACGCATTTCAAGAGATTTTGGAGGCATTATGA
- a CDS encoding aspartate carbamoyltransferase catalytic subunit, whose protein sequence is MKHLIRTDDFSVEEIKELLADAKRFSDGRFERILQDKIVITLFFENSTRTKSSFEIAAKRLGAEVVHLDVAKSSTKKGETLVDTAMNLDSMGPHAIIVRHQNAGVPKILSNHTKASILNAGDGAHAHPSQALLDLYTLTEHFGDLKGKKIAIVGDIKSSRVANSNIELLTRFGMEVILVAPPQFLPKTNLRTTHHLNEIINEVDAIMSLRTQTERHSSQNYASLKDYASDFCITEELVGDRDLILLHPGPVHRNIDISDAMLDDPRCKVLTQVSNGVNIRMAILKKLIADS, encoded by the coding sequence ATGAAGCATTTAATTCGTACAGACGATTTTAGTGTCGAAGAGATAAAAGAACTGTTGGCAGATGCAAAAAGATTTAGTGACGGAAGATTTGAGAGAATTTTGCAAGATAAAATTGTAATTACTCTCTTTTTTGAAAACTCTACACGTACAAAAAGTTCTTTTGAGATCGCTGCAAAACGTTTAGGTGCAGAAGTTGTGCATCTTGATGTTGCAAAAAGTTCAACAAAAAAAGGGGAAACTCTTGTTGATACTGCAATGAACCTTGATTCAATGGGACCTCACGCAATCATCGTTCGTCACCAAAATGCAGGTGTACCTAAAATACTTTCAAATCACACAAAAGCTTCTATCTTAAATGCTGGTGACGGTGCACATGCTCATCCCTCACAAGCACTTTTAGACCTATACACTTTAACGGAGCATTTCGGTGATCTTAAGGGTAAGAAAATTGCCATTGTCGGAGATATTAAAAGCTCACGTGTAGCCAATTCAAATATTGAACTTTTAACTCGTTTTGGTATGGAAGTGATTTTAGTAGCTCCACCTCAATTTTTACCGAAAACAAATTTAAGAACAACACATCATTTAAATGAGATTATTAATGAAGTGGATGCGATTATGTCACTGCGTACACAAACAGAACGCCACTCTTCACAAAATTACGCATCACTCAAAGACTATGCAAGTGATTTCTGTATCACTGAAGAACTTGTAGGTGATCGTGATCTTATCCTTTTACACCCAGGACCAGTTCATAGAAATATTGATATTTCAGATGCAATGCTTGACGATCCGAGATGTAAAGTGCTTACTCAGGTAAGTAACGGCGTAAACATCCGTATGGCAATTTTGAAAAAACTGATAGCTGACAGTTAA
- the pheA gene encoding prephenate dehydratase, with product MKTLDDCRVAIDEIDTQLLELLNKRMKVVERVGEIKADTGGAIYRPEREKAIIERLAKLSEDEGGILNKAAIEAIFLEIFAVSRNLELPERIAYLGPEGSFTHQAAESRFGAMSEYLSINSIESVFKTIEAGRAKFGVVPIENSRDGIVGETLDLLSRSPMKIVSEFYMPIHVAFATKAEKLEDIKRIYSKDKGFGQCRDFLSEHGFNEIELIPVESTAKAAILAADDPSAAAICSHIAAKLYGVPILFENIEDEAENSTRFVILSDFKNAISGDDKTSILVRLKDAVEAGALVHFLQDFDQEKINLSKIESRPSKDKDGGFGYWFYIDFYGHIDEERIKKVIEKHASEVTWLGSYVKGEN from the coding sequence ATGAAGACTTTAGATGATTGTAGAGTAGCGATAGATGAGATAGATACACAACTTTTAGAACTTTTAAACAAGCGTATGAAAGTTGTGGAGCGTGTTGGTGAAATCAAAGCAGACACTGGCGGTGCTATCTACAGACCAGAACGTGAAAAGGCGATTATTGAAAGACTTGCTAAACTGAGTGAAGATGAAGGTGGTATTTTAAATAAAGCTGCGATTGAGGCTATCTTTTTAGAGATTTTTGCTGTTTCACGTAATCTTGAACTTCCTGAACGTATTGCATACTTAGGACCTGAAGGAAGCTTTACACATCAAGCAGCAGAGAGTCGTTTTGGGGCAATGAGTGAATATCTTTCAATTAATTCTATAGAGTCTGTGTTTAAAACAATCGAAGCCGGACGTGCAAAATTCGGTGTAGTACCTATTGAAAATTCACGTGATGGAATTGTTGGGGAAACACTTGATCTGCTTTCACGTTCACCTATGAAAATAGTTTCAGAATTTTATATGCCGATTCATGTTGCATTTGCTACAAAAGCGGAAAAACTTGAAGATATTAAAAGAATTTATTCGAAAGATAAAGGCTTCGGGCAATGTCGTGACTTTTTAAGTGAACATGGCTTTAACGAAATCGAACTTATTCCTGTCGAATCAACGGCAAAAGCAGCTATTTTAGCAGCTGATGATCCAAGTGCCGCAGCTATTTGTTCACATATAGCCGCAAAACTTTACGGAGTACCTATTCTTTTTGAAAATATCGAAGATGAGGCAGAAAATTCTACTCGTTTTGTGATTTTAAGCGATTTTAAAAACGCTATAAGCGGTGATGACAAAACATCAATTTTAGTGCGTTTAAAAGATGCGGTAGAAGCTGGAGCACTTGTACATTTTTTACAAGATTTTGATCAGGAGAAAATTAACTTAAGTAAAATAGAATCTCGTCCGTCAAAAGATAAAGACGGTGGTTTTGGTTATTGGTTTTATATCGACTTTTATGGTCATATAGATGAAGAAAGAATTAAAAAAGTTATTGAAAAACACGCTAGCGAAGTAACATGGCTAGGATCATATGTAAAGGGTGAAAATTGA
- the pth gene encoding aminoacyl-tRNA hydrolase produces MLIVGLGNPGPNYEKTRHNIGFMVIDELVRRFNASQQSSSNFKGDLFKFKNHFLLKPLTYMNLSGESVVKVKNFYKIDDVVVIHDDLDLPFGTLRFKFGGGHGGHNGLKSIDAHISKEYARVRMGIGKPEHKGEIASYVLSDFSDKERVCLDTWIEHTCNAIEFLLTNPLEDTSSQYAKKGAIC; encoded by the coding sequence GTGCTTATAGTCGGACTAGGAAACCCTGGCCCGAACTATGAAAAAACACGCCATAACATAGGTTTTATGGTTATTGATGAACTTGTTCGCAGGTTCAATGCTTCCCAACAATCCTCTTCAAATTTTAAAGGGGACCTTTTCAAATTTAAAAATCATTTTTTATTAAAACCGCTTACATATATGAATCTTTCAGGAGAATCTGTCGTAAAAGTAAAAAACTTTTATAAAATTGATGATGTTGTTGTAATACATGATGATTTAGACTTGCCTTTTGGAACACTTCGCTTTAAATTTGGTGGTGGACATGGCGGTCATAATGGTTTAAAATCGATTGATGCACATATCTCAAAAGAGTATGCTCGTGTGAGAATGGGGATTGGAAAACCGGAACATAAAGGGGAGATTGCCTCATATGTTCTCAGTGATTTTTCTGACAAAGAGAGAGTGTGTCTAGATACATGGATTGAGCATACATGTAATGCAATCGAGTTTTTACTTACAAATCCACTCGAAGATACAAGCTCACAATATGCTAAAAAAGGTGCTATATGTTAA
- a CDS encoding HAD-IIA family hydrolase produces the protein MYFIDVQGTLISDEDKSPIEGSREFISYLNEHKLPYMVITNNTKKASKDFYNFLQASGFEFGFDKYLDPLMLLEEKVEKDAVAAYGAIEFLKTLESMGYTLNYTKPKTVLVAIKEDFTSEEFAQMIEFLLQGAKLVGMHETSIYAKNGKRYPGVGAVLKMLEFATSVSYEVVGKPSTAFYGESLMHLQKQNPAATFEHIEIISDDVKGDLGGAKELGMKTIFVTSGKYKTAEEIVPFLDENLRPDFVYKNMQEILSQHNLERK, from the coding sequence TTGTATTTTATAGATGTGCAAGGGACTTTGATAAGTGATGAGGATAAATCTCCTATAGAGGGAAGTCGCGAATTTATCTCATATTTAAATGAGCATAAGCTTCCTTATATGGTGATCACAAACAACACAAAAAAAGCCTCGAAAGATTTCTATAACTTTTTGCAAGCAAGCGGTTTTGAATTTGGATTTGATAAATATCTTGACCCTTTAATGCTTTTAGAAGAGAAAGTTGAGAAAGACGCAGTAGCAGCTTACGGTGCAATTGAGTTTTTGAAAACTTTGGAATCTATGGGTTATACGCTTAATTATACAAAACCAAAAACTGTACTTGTCGCAATCAAAGAAGATTTTACATCTGAAGAGTTTGCACAGATGATAGAGTTTTTACTTCAAGGTGCAAAACTTGTTGGAATGCATGAAACGTCAATCTATGCAAAAAATGGTAAAAGATATCCGGGTGTAGGTGCAGTGCTTAAAATGTTAGAGTTTGCTACAAGTGTTTCGTATGAAGTTGTAGGTAAGCCCAGTACGGCATTTTACGGTGAATCACTTATGCATTTACAAAAGCAAAATCCTGCAGCTACATTTGAGCATATCGAGATTATCAGCGATGATGTAAAGGGTGATCTCGGCGGTGCAAAAGAGCTTGGAATGAAAACAATTTTTGTAACAAGCGGAAAATATAAGACGGCAGAAGAGATAGTACCTTTTTTAGATGAAAACCTAAGACCGGATTTTGTATATAAAAATATGCAAGAGATTTTAAGCCAGCACAATTTGGAGAGAAAATGA
- the hisC gene encoding histidinol-phosphate transaminase, which yields MKFNKHLESIKTYEAGKPIELVVREFGIEPKDIVKLASNENPLGCSPKVQEAVSKIVKNMALYPDDSMIKLKAGLAKRFDVEQKNIIIGSGSDQVIEFVIHAKANENAKVLVNSVTFAMYEIYAKHVGAQIIKTASQKHNLDEFYDLYKKENPSIIFLCTPNNPTGDAIDAHEMLAFLEKIDENTLVVVDGAYMEYAQYADEKKSVDPKALIEKFKNVIYLGTFSKAYGLGGMRTGYGIADELIINELYKLRPPFNITTLSLEAASVALEDEEFVNKSIALNFEQMKRYKEFANEQKIDIIESYTNFVTLCLNKNQNSTKLADDLLRRGMIVRDLAGYGLNAIRVTVGTSEQNDKFFELAQQYL from the coding sequence TTGAAATTTAATAAACATCTTGAGAGTATCAAGACTTATGAAGCTGGAAAGCCTATAGAATTAGTTGTACGTGAATTTGGTATTGAGCCAAAAGATATCGTGAAACTTGCATCAAACGAAAATCCACTTGGATGTTCACCGAAAGTACAAGAAGCTGTAAGTAAAATTGTAAAAAATATGGCTTTATATCCGGATGATTCAATGATCAAATTAAAAGCAGGACTTGCAAAAAGATTTGACGTAGAGCAAAAAAATATCATCATCGGAAGCGGAAGCGATCAGGTTATTGAATTTGTTATTCATGCAAAAGCTAATGAAAATGCAAAAGTGTTAGTTAACAGTGTAACATTCGCTATGTATGAGATCTATGCAAAGCATGTAGGTGCACAGATTATAAAAACTGCTTCTCAAAAGCATAATCTAGATGAATTTTACGATCTTTATAAAAAAGAGAATCCATCAATTATTTTCTTATGTACACCAAACAATCCGACAGGTGATGCTATTGATGCACACGAGATGCTTGCATTTTTGGAAAAGATTGATGAGAATACACTTGTTGTTGTAGATGGTGCATATATGGAGTATGCTCAGTATGCAGATGAGAAGAAATCGGTTGATCCTAAAGCATTAATAGAAAAATTTAAAAATGTTATTTATTTAGGAACTTTTTCTAAAGCTTACGGTCTTGGTGGAATGCGTACTGGATACGGTATTGCAGATGAATTAATCATTAACGAACTCTATAAATTACGTCCTCCGTTTAACATTACAACACTCTCACTTGAAGCAGCTTCTGTTGCATTAGAAGATGAGGAGTTTGTGAACAAAAGTATCGCTTTAAACTTTGAACAGATGAAACGTTATAAAGAGTTTGCAAATGAGCAAAAAATAGATATAATTGAGAGTTATACAAATTTTGTTACTTTATGTCTAAATAAAAACCAAAATTCGACAAAATTAGCAGACGATCTTCTAAGACGAGGAATGATCGTTAGAGATTTAGCAGGCTATGGTCTGAACGCTATTCGTGTTACGGTTGGGACAAGTGAACAAAATGACAAATTTTTTGAGCTAGCACAGCAATATTTATAG
- a CDS encoding 50S ribosomal protein L25/general stress protein Ctc: protein MLEGIVRESTGKKSVKALRRDGYLIANIYGKGFENINAAFKENEYIRTVRNKDSIAFAIKVDGKEMNVVVQAYESHPTTGKLLHVDLMVAQPGVLTHYMVPVVAQGDAIGLKNKGMVFISKPRLRVKAKIEDLPKEIVVDVTPMDVGDARLIRDLPTFENVTYTDADRVAVLSVIKAK, encoded by the coding sequence ATGTTAGAAGGTATCGTTAGAGAGAGTACTGGTAAGAAAAGTGTTAAAGCACTTCGCCGTGATGGTTATCTAATTGCAAATATTTACGGAAAAGGTTTTGAGAATATCAATGCTGCATTCAAAGAAAATGAATATATCCGTACAGTGCGCAACAAAGATTCAATTGCATTCGCTATTAAAGTAGATGGTAAAGAGATGAATGTTGTAGTACAAGCATATGAGTCTCACCCAACTACTGGTAAATTACTTCACGTTGATCTTATGGTTGCTCAACCAGGTGTTTTAACACACTATATGGTTCCAGTTGTAGCACAAGGTGACGCTATTGGTCTTAAAAACAAAGGTATGGTTTTCATTTCTAAACCACGTCTTCGTGTAAAAGCTAAAATTGAAGATTTACCAAAAGAGATCGTTGTTGACGTAACTCCTATGGATGTTGGTGATGCAAGACTTATCCGTGACTTACCAACATTTGAAAATGTTACTTACACTGATGCTGACCGTGTAGCAGTTTTAAGTGTGATCAAAGCTAAGTAA
- a CDS encoding LptF/LptG family permease gives MLIYRYIALHYFKYFFVILLALVLFMVGFDYMSNADALSKSANLTLIYLTYKTFFAIDTLLPISLVFGMIATKIYLIRSNALVSMYSLGYSRVDALKPFVLVASLIIFLFISAHAFTKFSRAQEYAYNIRVHGKYLNPSRDLFFIHKGQYIYFSKLLPIQEKAMGIRVFEVNNGSLKTVIIAKEAHYEDDYWHIKSADIITKPDDLSFSSKGITVDQEKDIKILDGFRPKMLDQVYLGQVDFTIQDAFAAYKLLSSQGVETSNIRGALYRIFIYPFFAPTLIVIIFFFVPISIRFLNISLFSFGAILSTLLVWGGLFMLIELSNHKTIPSEVGVITPITILFLIALWQWRKHRLST, from the coding sequence ATGTTAATTTATAGATATATAGCGTTACATTATTTTAAATATTTTTTCGTTATTTTACTTGCACTTGTTTTATTTATGGTTGGCTTTGACTATATGAGCAATGCTGATGCATTATCCAAATCAGCAAACTTAACACTTATTTATTTAACATATAAAACTTTTTTTGCGATAGATACTCTTTTGCCTATTTCTCTTGTCTTTGGAATGATTGCAACAAAGATTTACCTGATTCGTTCTAATGCTTTAGTTTCAATGTATTCCCTTGGATATTCACGTGTAGATGCATTGAAACCATTTGTTCTAGTTGCTTCTTTAATTATTTTTTTATTCATTTCTGCACATGCTTTTACAAAATTTTCTCGTGCACAAGAGTATGCTTACAATATTCGTGTTCATGGGAAATATCTCAATCCTAGTCGAGACCTTTTTTTCATACATAAAGGGCAATATATCTATTTTTCTAAACTATTACCTATTCAGGAAAAGGCGATGGGAATTAGAGTTTTTGAAGTGAATAATGGCTCATTGAAAACTGTAATTATTGCAAAAGAAGCACATTATGAAGATGATTATTGGCATATAAAAAGTGCAGATATCATTACAAAGCCTGATGATTTGAGTTTTAGTTCGAAAGGAATTACAGTTGACCAAGAAAAAGACATAAAAATTCTTGATGGTTTTAGACCTAAAATGCTTGATCAGGTATATTTGGGTCAGGTGGATTTTACGATTCAAGATGCTTTTGCAGCATATAAATTACTGAGTTCTCAAGGTGTTGAAACAAGTAATATTCGAGGGGCTCTCTATAGAATTTTCATCTATCCATTTTTTGCACCTACTCTTATAGTTATTATTTTCTTTTTTGTCCCTATTAGTATACGTTTTTTAAACATTTCACTTTTTTCTTTTGGGGCGATTCTCTCAACGCTGCTTGTTTGGGGTGGTTTGTTTATGCTCATTGAACTATCAAACCATAAAACTATACCAAGTGAAGTAGGTGTCATTACTCCAATCACAATCCTCTTTCTCATTGCCCTATGGCAGTGGCGGAAACATCGTTTATCAACTTAG
- a CDS encoding aminodeoxychorismate synthase component I, whose product MGFETLNRLAKEKHPFLFLSDFHGETVKVYPLDELHKEDIEFQIKHNFKYLEHSHRLKKLPVSFANYKAKFEQVIENIKSGNTYILNLTQPTQIETSLSLNEIYTLANADYKLRYKDEFVCFSPEKFVQIQGNKIATFPMKGTIDASIPNAKEKILADEKEMAEHIMVVDLLRNDLSIVAKNVKVEKFRYIDEINTGEKKLLQVSSHISGDLKENWQEHLGDILKALLPAGSISGTPKKSTVELIEQIEGYERGFFTGVFGVFDGKNFDSGVMIRFIEKTHDGYMYKSGGGVTLDSNAFAEYQEMLDKIYLP is encoded by the coding sequence ATGGGGTTTGAAACACTTAATCGCTTAGCAAAAGAGAAACATCCATTTCTCTTTTTAAGTGATTTTCATGGGGAAACCGTAAAAGTTTACCCTTTAGATGAACTGCATAAAGAAGATATAGAATTTCAAATAAAACACAATTTTAAGTATTTAGAACACTCTCATAGACTAAAAAAACTCCCCGTCTCTTTTGCAAATTATAAAGCTAAGTTTGAGCAGGTAATTGAGAATATCAAATCTGGAAATACATACATTTTAAATCTTACACAACCCACACAGATTGAAACTTCTTTGAGTTTAAATGAAATCTATACACTTGCAAATGCAGATTACAAACTGAGATATAAAGATGAATTTGTATGTTTTTCTCCTGAAAAATTTGTGCAGATTCAGGGGAATAAAATAGCAACTTTTCCGATGAAAGGGACTATAGATGCTTCGATCCCTAATGCAAAAGAGAAAATTTTAGCAGATGAAAAAGAGATGGCTGAACACATTATGGTCGTAGATCTTTTAAGAAATGATCTCTCAATCGTGGCAAAAAACGTTAAAGTGGAAAAGTTCCGTTATATTGATGAGATAAATACAGGGGAGAAAAAATTACTCCAGGTGAGTTCTCATATCAGCGGTGATCTGAAAGAGAATTGGCAAGAACACTTAGGGGATATTTTAAAAGCTCTTCTACCTGCAGGGAGTATTAGCGGTACACCGAAAAAAAGTACGGTAGAGTTAATTGAACAAATTGAGGGGTATGAAAGAGGCTTTTTTACCGGAGTATTTGGTGTTTTTGATGGGAAAAATTTTGACAGCGGTGTGATGATCCGTTTTATAGAAAAAACTCATGATGGGTATATGTATAAAAGTGGAGGGGGTGTGACTCTTGACAGTAATGCTTTCGCAGAGTATCAGGAGATGTTAGACAAAATTTATCTTCCTTAA